Proteins from one Oenanthe melanoleuca isolate GR-GAL-2019-014 chromosome 1, OMel1.0, whole genome shotgun sequence genomic window:
- the MRPL39 gene encoding 39S ribosomal protein L39, mitochondrial codes for MAGPWARRGLRAGSRYISTPAFSRLTPAEVVRMRNELFTKEKERQLSLHPRIEKIEVKYTGKLHSGSVFVMNKALSTPYNCAMHLSEWDCKKSVLAIVDGEIWDMYRPLMKSCEIQFLTFKDEDPEEVNKAYWRSCAMIMASVLKRAFKDEYSVTLVKAPEVPVISGAFCYDVVLDNKLNDWKPTKDNFCSLTRDAKKLIHQDLPFETLHVEAKVAREMFQHNKYKMEMIERKASQNMEGIVPLHRFGDFVDVSEGPLIPRTSFCFQYEITAAHNLQTDQSELIRRFQGVSLPVHLKAHHTVWHKLLERSKRLVTEEEYLEAAAQCPEAKDGTEEEKTVSI; via the exons ATGGCGGGGCCGTGGGCCCGGCGCGGGCTGCGGGCCGGGAGCC ggtaCATCTCCACACCAGCTTTCTCTCGGCTGACACCTGCTGAGGTGGTTCGGATGCGAAATGAGCTCTTCaccaaagagaaagagagacagtTGTCTCTTCACCCACGGATTGAGAAAATTGAAGTAAAATACACTGGGAAGTTGCACTCTGGCAGTGTGTTTGTCATGAACAAGGCTCTGTCTACGCCATACAACTGTGCCATGC ATTTAAGTGAATGGGATTGCAAGAAGTCTGTTCTGGCTATTGTGGATGGTGAAATCTGGGACATGTACAGACCCCTGATGAAGTCATGTGAAATTCAGTTCCTTACCTTCAAAGATGAAGATCCAGAGGAAGTAAACAAG GCATATTGGCGTTCCTGTGCCATGATCATGGCGAGTGTGCTGAAGCGAGCGTTCAAGGATGAATACTCAGTCACCCTAGTTAAAGCTCCAGAAGTGCCAG TGATCTCTGGAGCTTTCTGTTATGATGTAGTTTTGGACAATAAACTGAATGACTGGAAACCAACAAAG GACAACTTCTGTTCTCTTACAAGGGATGCCAAAAAGCTAATCCATCAAGACCTGCCCTTTGAAACACTGCATGTTGAAGCAAAAGTAGCACGTGAAATGTTTCAGCATAATAA ATACAAAATGGAGATGatagaaagaaaagcttctcAGAATATGGAAGGAATTGTACCATTACATAG GTTTGGTGACTTTGTAGATGTTAGTGAAGGTCCTCTTATTCCAAGGACAAGTTTTTGTTTCCAGTATGAGATAACAGCAGCCCATAATCTTCAGACTGACCAGTCTGAATTGATAAGGAGATTCCAGGGTGTGTCCTTGCCAGTCCATTTGAAG GCTCACCACACTGTGTGGCACAAACTGCTGGAAAGATCAAAGAGGCTG GTCACTGAAGAAGAATatttggaagcagcagcacaatgtCCTGAGGCAAAAGATggaactgaagaagaaaaaactgtATCAATTTAA